CCAGCTTGTGCCCCACCATGTCCGCAGTAATATACACTGGTACGAAAGTTTTTCCGTTATGCACCGCTATGGTGTGTCCTACAAACTCTGGAATTATGGTGGTATCTCTACTGTATGTTTTCACTACTTTTCTATCGCCAGTTTGGTTCATAAGCCTTATCCTCTTCCATAGCTTTGGGTCAACCCAAGCCCTCTTGTTGACCAAAGACCTGTACTCATCCCACACCTTTTTATATTTTTCAAGAGCTCTCTGAAAGAGGCTTTCTGTGTGTTGCACCTTTCTTACTCTTTTGTATATTCGCTGAGTCTTCTTGTAGAGCTTGAGGAATGTGTCAGGGTCCTCTATAAGTCTGCCCCTTTTATTCCAAGCGCCCCTAAAGCTCATACCTGCGCTCCTCCTTTCCTTCTGGATATAATAAACTTATCTGAATACTTTTTGCCCCTCCTTGTCTTATAGCCTTTTGTCTTCCAGCCCCAAGGAGATTCGGGATGTTTACCTTTAGTCTTTCCTTCACCACCACCATGAGGGTGGTCCACAGGGTTCATAGCTGTTCCCCTCGTGTGGGGTCTCCAACCAAGCCACCTGTATCTTCCCGCTTTTCCGTACTTTACAAGTTCGTGCTCTGCAAGACCCACAGCGCCTATGGTTGCCATACATCTCTGATGCACCAGCCTTATCTCTCCAGATGGAAGCCTGAGCTGTACATAGTCATCCACCTTACCAAGGATTTGAACTGACATACCCGCAGCTCTTGCCAGCTGTCCCCCCTTGCCAGGATGAAGCTCCACATTGTGTACTATAGTACCCACCGGTATGTACTTTAAGGGCATGGCATTTCCTACCTTTATTTCGGGAAGCTCTTTGCCAAGCTCTGCATCCTGATAAGATATGGACATGACAGTAGCACCCACCTCAAGACCTTCTGGCCAGAGGATGTACCTCTTTTCACCATC
The DNA window shown above is from Hydrogenobacter thermophilus TK-6 and carries:
- the rplB gene encoding 50S ribosomal protein L2; the protein is MGVRKLKPVTNGQRHAILYDFKEITKKEPEKSLTIYWHRAKGRSRQQGKITARSRGGGHKKKYRFIDFKRDKSLVPAKVVAIEYDPFRSARIALLHYADGEKRYILWPEGLEVGATVMSISYQDAELGKELPEIKVGNAMPLKYIPVGTIVHNVELHPGKGGQLARAAGMSVQILGKVDDYVQLRLPSGEIRLVHQRCMATIGAVGLAEHELVKYGKAGRYRWLGWRPHTRGTAMNPVDHPHGGGEGKTKGKHPESPWGWKTKGYKTRRGKKYSDKFIISRRKGGAQV
- the rpsS gene encoding 30S ribosomal protein S19, coding for MQHTESLFQRALEKYKKVWDEYRSLVNKRAWVDPKLWKRIRLMNQTGDRKVVKTYSRDTTIIPEFVGHTIAVHNGKTFVPVYITADMVGHKLGEFAPTRTFKGHPEKSAKVAKKK